One genomic segment of Candidatus Epulonipiscium sp. includes these proteins:
- a CDS encoding methylated-DNA--[protein]-cysteine S-methyltransferase: MEGAENVNEYFLYYDSPIGYIKISGYEEGITSISFCEKTATIIEDSVPTCLTECITQLDEYFKGKRNLFSIPLLINGTDFQKKVWSALVSIPYGKTSTYKEIAEMIKNPKGARAVGNANHNNPIAIIIPCHRVIGANGNLVGYAEGVWRKKYLLDLEKRLYNKY; encoded by the coding sequence ATGGAAGGAGCTGAAAATGTGAATGAATACTTTTTATATTATGATTCCCCCATTGGCTATATAAAAATATCCGGTTATGAAGAAGGTATTACATCCATAAGTTTTTGTGAAAAAACTGCTACTATTATTGAAGATAGCGTTCCTACTTGTTTAACCGAATGTATCACTCAATTAGATGAATATTTTAAAGGCAAAAGGAATTTATTCTCGATTCCTTTATTAATCAATGGAACTGACTTTCAAAAAAAGGTTTGGTCCGCCCTTGTGAGCATCCCCTATGGCAAAACCTCTACATACAAAGAAATAGCGGAAATGATTAAAAATCCTAAGGGCGCAAGGGCTGTGGGAAATGCAAATCATAACAACCCTATTGCAATTATTATTCCCTGTCATAGGGTTATAGGAGCCAATGGGAACCTAGTAGGTTATGCAGAAGGAGTATGGAGGAAGAAATATCTTTTGGATCTAGAAAAAAGACTTTACAATAAATATTAG
- a CDS encoding GTP pyrophosphokinase family protein produces the protein MDINEWKRLLIPYKQAVEELKVKFKSLRDEYRKLDEYSPIEFVTGRVKKISSILEKAKKKDISINEIEERIEDIAGIRIMCQFVKDIDKVVELIRNRDGKDLKIIEERDYVKNIKDSGYRSYHIIILYPVQTSLGEKKILTEIQIRTLAMNFWATIEHSLRYKYNKDMPKYIHKRLIKAAEAAFTLDQEMAEIRQEVLKAQELFQTKSNVVADIFRSIQNLYNISELEEAGELYQKFWELWEEGDLQKLEEFNRKLDTLAEVYGAQRLM, from the coding sequence ATGGATATTAATGAATGGAAAAGGCTACTAATTCCATATAAACAAGCGGTAGAAGAGCTCAAGGTTAAATTTAAAAGTCTTAGAGATGAATATAGAAAATTAGACGAATATTCCCCTATTGAATTTGTTACAGGAAGAGTAAAGAAAATATCCAGTATTTTAGAAAAGGCTAAAAAGAAAGACATATCTATAAATGAAATAGAAGAAAGGATAGAAGACATAGCTGGAATCCGAATAATGTGCCAATTTGTTAAGGATATCGATAAAGTCGTTGAATTAATAAGAAATAGGGATGGAAAGGATTTAAAGATAATAGAGGAAAGAGATTATGTTAAAAATATTAAGGATAGTGGATATAGGAGTTACCATATAATAATATTATATCCCGTTCAAACATCTCTAGGAGAAAAAAAGATACTAACGGAAATTCAGATTCGGACCTTAGCAATGAATTTTTGGGCAACTATAGAGCATTCCTTAAGGTATAAATACAATAAAGATATGCCTAAGTATATACATAAGCGATTGATAAAGGCGGCAGAAGCAGCTTTTACCCTAGACCAAGAAATGGCTGAAATAAGACAAGAAGTTTTAAAAGCCCAAGAGCTATTTCAGACAAAATCGAATGTTGTGGCAGATATATTTAGAAGTATCCAAAACCTGTACAATATAAGTGAATTAGAGGAGGCAGGGGAGCTATATCAAAAGTTTTGGGAACTATGGGAAGAAGGAGACTTACAAAAATTAGAGGAATTCAATAGAAAATTAGATACTTTAGCAGAAGTATATGGTGCACAAAGATTAATGTAA